A region from the Aquimarina sp. ERC-38 genome encodes:
- a CDS encoding sensor histidine kinase, protein MHKAFEELPCFVIKTNPIGELLYYNRYTTEQLDHQTTFKSITDILTKGSIIFFETYLLPCFSNETIKNEVFLTLKGKDKRIPVLFNISKSTTSTAPGLLFTGLPIKNRIAQEKQIIEDKKKLEQENRENKKYLDLKKNLELHQFQLEEKLKNQSRISNEHRELNKVLSHDLQEPIRKIGLFSDLILANPKKDRTHYLERINILANDNRNLLRNIQKYLLLEETFEPYDSTTIDEILIDVKADLNEQDYRIHIENKENLQFLGDYRHLVFLFTEIIRNSIQFVKEDQLPTISVKVDLIEKNVFEISKDLYKYKPFLRIMITDNSIGFEKKYATKIFELFQKLQVSKNLGLGLSYCKKIVQLHQGTIEFIHPEPGSQVLVITLPKE, encoded by the coding sequence ATGCATAAAGCTTTTGAAGAGTTACCTTGTTTTGTTATAAAAACTAATCCTATTGGGGAACTTCTTTATTATAATCGTTATACGACTGAGCAATTAGATCATCAGACCACCTTTAAGAGTATTACAGATATCTTGACAAAAGGAAGCATTATATTTTTTGAAACCTATTTACTTCCATGTTTCTCAAACGAGACCATTAAAAATGAAGTGTTTCTTACTTTAAAAGGTAAAGACAAACGTATTCCCGTACTATTTAATATTAGTAAGAGTACTACTTCTACCGCCCCCGGATTGTTATTTACCGGTCTACCAATTAAAAATCGTATTGCACAAGAAAAACAAATAATTGAGGATAAAAAGAAACTTGAACAGGAAAACCGGGAGAATAAGAAATATTTGGATTTAAAAAAAAATCTAGAGCTACACCAGTTCCAACTAGAAGAAAAACTAAAAAATCAGTCGCGAATAAGTAACGAACATAGAGAGCTGAACAAAGTATTATCTCATGATCTACAAGAACCTATCCGGAAAATAGGTTTATTTAGTGACCTCATTCTAGCTAACCCAAAAAAAGACAGAACACATTATTTGGAACGGATAAACATTCTTGCAAATGATAATAGAAATTTACTTCGTAATATTCAAAAATATTTATTACTAGAAGAAACCTTTGAACCATACGATAGTACTACTATAGATGAAATTCTGATTGATGTTAAAGCAGATTTAAATGAGCAAGACTATCGTATACATATAGAAAATAAAGAAAACCTACAGTTCTTAGGAGATTATCGGCATTTGGTTTTTTTATTTACAGAAATAATTCGAAATTCGATTCAATTTGTTAAAGAAGATCAGCTTCCTACAATTTCAGTAAAAGTTGATTTGATTGAAAAAAATGTGTTTGAAATTTCTAAAGACCTTTATAAATACAAACCATTTTTAAGAATAATGATCACTGATAACAGTATAGGATTCGAAAAAAAATACGCAACAAAAATCTTTGAACTCTTTCAAAAACTTCAGGTATCTAAAAATTTAGGATTGGGATTGTCCTATTGTAAAAAGATTGTACAGCTACACCAGGGGACAATTGAGTTTATACATCCGGAACCCGGATCACAAGTTTTAGTAATTACACTTCCTAAAGAATAA